TTGTGTGAAATGGGAAAACTGAATTCTGCTTGGAAGTAAATCCTTGATCTGTGAAATATGATTTTTCATGTTTCAAAGGTTTTCCTTCCATATTTTAAAGTCTGCCTTGTTGGTGACTTGCAAGCAAAGGGCATATTTCCAACAGTGTGCGTAGTTTGTGGAATGCATATGTGCCCTCCTGTGTAATCATGTAACCTGATATCCAGGCATTAAAGTTTTGGGAATTTGTTTTGAGAGTCTAGGGGTGTTAGATGTGAGGTTTCCCAGACTGCACTGAGATCTGAGGACTCCCTGGCAGGTTGTCGTCACCCCCCCACGCCGCCTTCtgtcaaaacacagagatgtGGCAGGCATGTGTGTGTTGCGTGTGTGGTTTTCATTTCTTATCATCATCATGAGTCATTTGCCTAGCAAGTGTATCGCTACCAAGAAATCACTCACGATAATGGAAAGCGTTGACCATCAAAGGCAACTAGATGCTATTTACACGTTGCACAATAGCAGAGTTGCTTTGTAGGCTTCTGGACAATAATCTGCAAATTGTTGAAGGATTGCTTGCACAACACTTCCAATTAATTTTCATTTGGGGATCactgttctttatttttctacGTCAAACCttaaacttttatttctttggCATGTTTACATAGCGAAGGATTAGTGGGAGCAAATTGCAATCTGAGTAAAATTTAGTAGTAAAACATGATCTCTGCAAATGCTTTCtgtttaacttctttttttctgcagatgGGGGTTAGAGTTTTGTTGAAGATAtaaaactttttattgtttttactgGGTCATCTCCTCAGAGATTTTTATGGAATGCTGAATAATTTATGCTGTCTCAGCCAATAATTTGATTTCCTCAACATAACCTGAATTTGTTAAATTGAATATTGCGTATCGTACCTTTATATCAATGTCATGGGAATgttatttgtgatttttttctgtagacAGAGACAAGTAGTAAAGTCCAGTGAGAGATTTGATCAACATCTTACAGAAAGTTCTTTCTCTTCTCTTGTGCTCTCAGTTGGCCAGCCAGATGGGGTGTCTGTGGGTCAGAAGGAGGACGCtactgagaccatggacaccatcCAGGATGAAGTGACCCCTCAAGTAAATGGAGAAAAAGTTGATAAAGAGGCCCCCGATGCAAATGATATTTCAGCTGCTGAGGAGAAGGCTCCCGAGAAACAACCTGATGATGCAAGTGAAGTTGGTTTCAAGAAGATCTTCCGCTTTGTGGGCTTTAAGTTCACCCTCAAGAAGGACAAGAGTGAGGAGAAAGACCCTGTGAAGCTCCTGACAGTCAAAGATAAAGAAGGAGAGGAGGGCAGTGGGACAGATGAGCCTgcgaaggaagaggaggagaaggagaaagagaaggCTCCTGCTGTTGATGAGAAAAGCACGACTGAAGAAAAGGAGGCTGATGCAGAGGCAGCTGCTGTCGAGGTCACTACAGAAACTGAGAAAGCTGAAACCACTGAAGCCACACCTgaaggtgctgctgctgctgaagctgtCGACGAAGCAGTCAAGGAGGAAGGAGCCGAGAAGGAAGGTGAGAGCACTTCACCACCTCAGGAGGCTGCCATGTCCCCTTTCAGGAAGTTCTTCAGTGGAGGTCTTTTCTCTAACCTGCGAAAGAAAGCGAGCATAAAGAAGCCAAAAGAGGAGGAGGTCAACGAGGTGGCTACTGAGGAGGAGACTGCTAAGACTGAGGAAACTGTTACTGCTGTCGAAGAAAAGGAGGTCAAAGATGTGACAGAAAAGGAAACAGAGGAGGAAGTGTCGGAGGCTGCTGTGGAGGAAAAATCTGAGCCCAAGGAAGAGGCAGTGGTTACCCCACAGGAAACAAAATCAGAAGATCATCCAGAGCCCGAGGTCACAGCTGAAACCCCTGCTGTTGCAGAAACAACTAATGATGAGGTAAAACAAGAAGAGCAAAAAGCTGAACCTCCCACAGGAGTGGAGGAGAAAGCTCCAACTGAGGTGACATCTGAGGCTGAGCTGCTGTCATCTCAGGAGAAGGCAAAGCCTCAAGGAAGCCCCCTGAAAAAGCTCTTCACTGGAGCTGGCCTAAAGAAGCTCTCAACTAAGAAACCGAAAACCAAGAAAGATACTGAGGCCAAGCTCACAGAGTCTGGGGAGCAGGCGGCTGAGCAGCTCCAGGCCTCCACAGAGCCAGCAGAAGCTCCTAAAACTGATAGTGGGCCCTCATCTCCAGAGGAGTCGGGAGAGCATGTTATTGCTGTGGAGGTGACCCAGAATGAGTCTAGCCAAGAGACTGAAGGTGAAGTTGGATCTgatggagaaaagaaaaaggagggcATCATGGCCTGGTCCTCATTCAAGAAACTGGTGACGCCAAAGAAGCGTGTAAAGAGATCATCAGAGAGTGAAGATGAAGCAGCTGCGGAGAAGCCAGCCAAGTCGGCCACCCTGTCCTCTTCTGAAAGTGCTGCATTAGCAGATAAGAGTGTTGAGGAGGAAGCTAAAGAAGATAAGCCCTCTGAGGAAGAGCCAAAGACTGAAACCACTGAGAAGCTGCTCAGCAGCACCGAAGAGCCCAAAAAGAAAATGGACACCTCTGTTTCCTGGGAGGCTCTAATGTGTATGGGTGGACCCAAGAAGAGGGGCAGGAAGACCTCTGATTCTGATGATGATGAGACCAAGATTGAAGAGGAAACACCAGCAACAGCAGAAGCAGAAAAGGAGGGTAAAACAGAGGCTGCAACTGACACTGAAGGTGAACCAGTTTCTTCACCAGAACCTTTGCCCAGCCCCCCTGAAAGAGAGTCTACCTGGGGTACCCTAAAACGCATGGTTATGCCAAAGAACAAGGCCAAAAGTGAGGAAAAGCCTGACGAGTCTGCAGAGCAAGTCCAGTCTGACAGTGAAGCATCAAAAGATGAGTCATCCTTCTCTCTGAGAAAATTCTTCCCAGGACGCAAGAAGAAGAAGGTTGAAAAACAATCTTCCACTGACCAGAGCTCAGGAGAGGAGGACTCTGAAACTCCAGCTGTGGTTCCGCTTTCAGAGTACGATGCACAAGTCGAAACTGAACCCGAGGCACAGTCAGAACCAGCTCCTGTCCAGATTAAGGTGTCATCTGAAGACAGATCCCCTTCGTGGATCCCGGCCGATGTTGAAGACGCTGCTGATAAACACGATCAGCTGAGTGATATCCCAGAGGAAGCAGAGAATGCTGCTACACCAAAGTCTATTGATACTGACATCGCAGAGGATGAAACTGAGGACCCAGCCATGCTACCTAAACCCCCGGGACGCACAGGGCGCCGACTCTCCACCGCTGAGGTCAAGCCTGTCGATCCAGCTCCAGCTGCAGCAACCACCCCTGTTCCTCAGACACCCAAGTCGGAGAATGCAGAAGAGGTTATGCAGGGTGTTGAGTCCCAAATCAGTGAAATCCCATCCCAGACATGTGTGGCTGTAGAAGATGTACGATTAGAGGTAGCTGCTGAAAAGACGGAGCCTGAACCACCGATTGACAGTGCTAAGGCCACAACAAATACCATCCTCGAGCCACATACTCACGAAGAGGCCATGGCTATCTGCACTGGCCTCGGCACCAAGGAAATCGCCAAAGTAGCTCTGGAGA
The genomic region above belongs to Pelmatolapia mariae isolate MD_Pm_ZW linkage group LG15, Pm_UMD_F_2, whole genome shotgun sequence and contains:
- the akap12b gene encoding A-kinase anchor protein 12b isoform X2; translated protein: MLGTITLTVGQPDGVSVGQKEDATETMDTIQDEVTPQVNGEKVDKEAPDANDISAAEEKAPEKQPDDASEVGFKKIFRFVGFKFTLKKDKSEEKDPVKLLTVKDKEGEEGSGTDEPAKEEEEKEKEKAPAVDEKSTTEEKEADAEAAAVEVTTETEKAETTEATPEGAAAAEAVDEAVKEEGAEKEGESTSPPQEAAMSPFRKFFSGGLFSNLRKKASIKKPKEEEVNEVATEEETAKTEETVTAVEEKEVKDVTEKETEEEVSEAAVEEKSEPKEEAVVTPQETKSEDHPEPEVTAETPAVAETTNDEVKQEEQKAEPPTGVEEKAPTEVTSEAELLSSQEKAKPQGSPLKKLFTGAGLKKLSTKKPKTKKDTEAKLTESGEQAAEQLQASTEPAEAPKTDSGPSSPEESGEHVIAVEVTQNESSQETEGEVGSDGEKKKEGIMAWSSFKKLVTPKKRVKRSSESEDEAAAEKPAKSATLSSSESAALADKSVEEEAKEDKPSEEEPKTETTEKLLSSTEEPKKKMDTSVSWEALMCMGGPKKRGRKTSDSDDDETKIEEETPATAEAEKEGKTEAATDTEGEPVSSPEPLPSPPERESTWGTLKRMVMPKNKAKSEEKPDESAEQVQSDSEASKDESSFSLRKFFPGRKKKKVEKQSSTDQSSGEEDSETPAVVPLSEYDAQVETEPEAQSEPAPVQIKVSSEDRSPSWIPADVEDAADKHDQLSDIPEEAENAATPKSIDTDIAEDETEDPAMLPKPPGRTGRRLSTAEVKPVDPAPAAATTPVPQTPKSENAEEVMQGVESQISEIPSQTCVAVEDVRLEVAAEKTEPEPPIDSAKATTNTILEPHTHEEAMAICTGLGTKEIAKVALEKPAQPMVETVAVIRDALCSEVSVEELDPPTVEAVFTEDPVLTAQVQQVEPTELEVAVESSGSDGTIQVASFCQEPEIEKVGVVNTVTEESEVLQPTTVSENSPKTVLVSPIVPTSEAVICAQSVEVSEVTVETKEVEMEMEHFAATEENIPVQEVCQATAAEMSSDICETTKATITEQTEPPIPVVLPSEAAPVITDTVVLVAPVSVESEKAAATESASESKVADVEQFNSQETTKEVAKTAEAAATPIVEPVVSSVAKQASEKTEEIKEEAPQVSEIEVQSMAIAQTVIQDAVDKVSEDVPEPKKPPTPSAAIPTPVQAIATTENEIDIAADAPVVTETPVPIVCEKTVTKSPQPLNVAIQVIDAIPIEVTENLEEVEKKPEEGQKQDAEIKVSEETLKTEEEGQVKEESQESEEPAQVKEEQSKDQEEVPEKVESQSEETKLEAPSEEKKEKVLEVHMPIQVVLQTAHVVEEPSIKEEAVEEFDNNGPAAQDTNAPPKSSGSEKLPVLEEEPQAINAAEDAAGTSETEKTPSKCAEVMAQVIEVIEEAVKEIEPVSTEITAAS
- the akap12b gene encoding A-kinase anchor protein 12b isoform X1; this translates as MGAQNSAQQDGKSQEDASASASASAGDLSAEVKAHQEGDSVLDRKSLQKNGQISSMTSLNGHSEDNTLAEVGQPDGVSVGQKEDATETMDTIQDEVTPQVNGEKVDKEAPDANDISAAEEKAPEKQPDDASEVGFKKIFRFVGFKFTLKKDKSEEKDPVKLLTVKDKEGEEGSGTDEPAKEEEEKEKEKAPAVDEKSTTEEKEADAEAAAVEVTTETEKAETTEATPEGAAAAEAVDEAVKEEGAEKEGESTSPPQEAAMSPFRKFFSGGLFSNLRKKASIKKPKEEEVNEVATEEETAKTEETVTAVEEKEVKDVTEKETEEEVSEAAVEEKSEPKEEAVVTPQETKSEDHPEPEVTAETPAVAETTNDEVKQEEQKAEPPTGVEEKAPTEVTSEAELLSSQEKAKPQGSPLKKLFTGAGLKKLSTKKPKTKKDTEAKLTESGEQAAEQLQASTEPAEAPKTDSGPSSPEESGEHVIAVEVTQNESSQETEGEVGSDGEKKKEGIMAWSSFKKLVTPKKRVKRSSESEDEAAAEKPAKSATLSSSESAALADKSVEEEAKEDKPSEEEPKTETTEKLLSSTEEPKKKMDTSVSWEALMCMGGPKKRGRKTSDSDDDETKIEEETPATAEAEKEGKTEAATDTEGEPVSSPEPLPSPPERESTWGTLKRMVMPKNKAKSEEKPDESAEQVQSDSEASKDESSFSLRKFFPGRKKKKVEKQSSTDQSSGEEDSETPAVVPLSEYDAQVETEPEAQSEPAPVQIKVSSEDRSPSWIPADVEDAADKHDQLSDIPEEAENAATPKSIDTDIAEDETEDPAMLPKPPGRTGRRLSTAEVKPVDPAPAAATTPVPQTPKSENAEEVMQGVESQISEIPSQTCVAVEDVRLEVAAEKTEPEPPIDSAKATTNTILEPHTHEEAMAICTGLGTKEIAKVALEKPAQPMVETVAVIRDALCSEVSVEELDPPTVEAVFTEDPVLTAQVQQVEPTELEVAVESSGSDGTIQVASFCQEPEIEKVGVVNTVTEESEVLQPTTVSENSPKTVLVSPIVPTSEAVICAQSVEVSEVTVETKEVEMEMEHFAATEENIPVQEVCQATAAEMSSDICETTKATITEQTEPPIPVVLPSEAAPVITDTVVLVAPVSVESEKAAATESASESKVADVEQFNSQETTKEVAKTAEAAATPIVEPVVSSVAKQASEKTEEIKEEAPQVSEIEVQSMAIAQTVIQDAVDKVSEDVPEPKKPPTPSAAIPTPVQAIATTENEIDIAADAPVVTETPVPIVCEKTVTKSPQPLNVAIQVIDAIPIEVTENLEEVEKKPEEGQKQDAEIKVSEETLKTEEEGQVKEESQESEEPAQVKEEQSKDQEEVPEKVESQSEETKLEAPSEEKKEKVLEVHMPIQVVLQTAHVVEEPSIKEEAVEEFDNNGPAAQDTNAPPKSSGSEKLPVLEEEPQAINAAEDAAGTSETEKTPSKCAEVMAQVIEVIEEAVKEIEPVSTEITAAS